A single Paracholeplasma manati DNA region contains:
- a CDS encoding type I restriction-modification system subunit M, with protein MTTAEIGKQTTTNIQEKANLIWAIANHLVGLFKPHEYGKVILPMTVLKRFDDALRETKQEVFALNKKLNEQKTIDAIRDGLLCKTTGYDFYNVSPFTFANLLADPDNIASNFDTYLKGFSDNVKDIISNFKFEQVLETMHKGNVLYIVIQEFNSKKADMHPDKITSMDMGYIFEELIRKFSESYDEQAGAHFTSRDIIYLMAELLVANEKDHFKQNGVVKTAYDMAMGTSQMLGCLDEKMKEINSDSKLSLFGQEFNPETYAIAKADMLIKGGNAQNMKFGDTLSDDQFSNYEFDYIISNPPFGIDWKLEEKQVKQEYTKLGYDGRFGPGLPAISDGQMLFLLNGVKKLKEGSGRMAIIQNGSSLFTGDAGSGPSEIRKYLIESDLLEAIIQLPTDLFYNTGISTYIWIVSKNKNKDRLGKIQLLDASNCYVKRRKNIGKKRVDLDDASIDLITKAYLDFKEAKYEEYELVVESKIFDNDFFGYTKVTVESPITDENGKPILKKGKPQADSKKRDTELVPLQENIDAFFKENVLPYNSSAWMDRSKDKVGYEIPFTRLFYKFVPPKASSDIFAEIKQLEEEETQLMKELFGNE; from the coding sequence ATGACAACTGCAGAGATTGGTAAACAAACAACAACTAATATTCAAGAAAAAGCAAATCTAATATGGGCAATCGCGAACCATCTTGTTGGATTATTTAAGCCACACGAGTACGGTAAGGTTATCTTACCAATGACAGTTTTAAAGAGATTTGACGACGCTTTAAGAGAAACAAAACAAGAAGTTTTTGCACTTAATAAAAAATTAAACGAACAAAAGACAATTGATGCCATTAGGGATGGATTACTATGCAAAACCACTGGTTATGATTTTTATAATGTTAGCCCATTTACTTTTGCAAACCTATTAGCAGATCCTGATAATATTGCATCTAATTTTGATACATATTTAAAAGGATTCTCTGATAACGTAAAAGATATTATTTCCAATTTTAAATTTGAACAAGTTTTAGAAACAATGCATAAAGGGAATGTGCTTTATATCGTTATTCAAGAGTTTAATTCTAAGAAAGCAGATATGCACCCAGATAAAATCACATCCATGGACATGGGCTATATTTTTGAGGAACTCATTCGTAAGTTTTCTGAATCCTATGATGAACAAGCAGGAGCGCACTTTACATCAAGAGACATCATTTATCTAATGGCTGAACTTTTAGTAGCTAATGAAAAAGACCATTTCAAACAAAATGGTGTTGTTAAGACCGCGTATGACATGGCAATGGGTACATCACAGATGTTAGGATGTTTGGATGAAAAAATGAAAGAGATTAACTCCGATTCAAAGTTATCTCTATTTGGTCAAGAGTTTAATCCTGAAACCTATGCAATCGCAAAAGCAGATATGCTCATTAAAGGTGGAAATGCTCAGAACATGAAGTTTGGCGATACACTAAGTGACGATCAATTTTCAAATTATGAATTTGACTATATCATTTCTAATCCACCGTTTGGTATTGATTGGAAGCTTGAAGAAAAACAAGTCAAACAAGAATATACTAAATTAGGTTATGATGGCAGATTTGGACCAGGCTTGCCTGCAATCAGTGATGGACAAATGCTCTTTCTACTTAACGGTGTAAAGAAGTTAAAAGAAGGTTCTGGTAGAATGGCAATCATTCAAAACGGATCTTCGCTCTTTACAGGAGATGCCGGTAGTGGCCCGAGTGAAATAAGAAAATATTTAATTGAAAGTGATCTTTTAGAAGCAATCATTCAATTACCAACTGACCTTTTTTACAATACCGGAATATCAACTTATATATGGATAGTATCTAAAAATAAGAATAAGGATCGTTTAGGAAAAATTCAGCTACTTGACGCTTCTAATTGTTATGTGAAAAGAAGAAAAAACATTGGTAAGAAACGTGTTGACTTAGATGATGCATCCATTGACTTAATTACTAAAGCCTATTTAGATTTCAAAGAAGCAAAATATGAAGAATATGAGTTAGTTGTTGAATCAAAAATATTCGATAATGACTTCTTTGGATACACAAAAGTAACTGTTGAATCACCAATTACAGATGAAAATGGTAAACCAATTCTTAAAAAAGGAAAACCTCAAGCAGATTCAAAGAAACGTGATACTGAATTAGTACCACTACAAGAAAATATCGACGCTTTCTTTAAAGAAAATGTATTACCTTATAATTCATCAGCTTGGATGGATCGAAGCAAAGATAAAGTCGGTTATGAAATACCATTTACAAGATTATTTTATAAGTTCGTTCCGCCCAAGGCATCCTCAGATATATTCGCTGAGATTAAACAACTTGAAGAAGAAGAGACACAACTGATGAAGGAGTTGTTTGGTAATGAGTAA
- a CDS encoding DUF4238 domain-containing protein has product MKINNHFLPRFHIKKWDDLGGKIHNKTTNKTRKIYRYDFSKKKYYQTQGTDELENRISRFESYIANIILLIDNSEESIELTGKQLFLLKLYCAFCSYRQQFTSEVIIEDDFAMYKSNNYLWGVKRYTEKKDILFMTEEIIKVFELVEKDDTFRHLEEFSPILTISKMLSLGNPDLAMYGIHLSIIRSNENWMCISERCAIIENTLDSDYLFTYVPVSPKTALLLVKTKYYRDLKTYNDSRARLSYKNGGSRPDPYLSVIFGSCARENYDSSLFCSYYKPFVRSNVHAEENYLPNVDYSKVVIKINIIPRSIIDNFNAIFYQDGSKFLYLHDLQLKIASCIDTDYRHIKLNF; this is encoded by the coding sequence ATGAAAATTAATAACCATTTTCTACCGAGATTCCATATTAAAAAATGGGATGATTTGGGTGGTAAAATACACAACAAAACTACTAATAAAACTAGAAAAATATATAGATATGATTTCTCCAAGAAAAAATATTATCAAACACAAGGTACTGATGAACTAGAAAATAGAATTTCAAGGTTTGAAAGTTATATAGCGAATATTATCTTATTAATTGACAATTCCGAGGAGTCAATAGAACTAACAGGTAAGCAACTTTTTCTACTGAAACTTTACTGTGCATTCTGTTCATATAGACAACAATTCACATCAGAAGTGATTATTGAGGATGATTTTGCCATGTATAAGAGTAACAATTATTTATGGGGGGTAAAAAGATATACAGAGAAAAAAGACATCCTTTTTATGACCGAGGAAATAATTAAAGTATTTGAATTGGTTGAAAAAGATGACACTTTTCGTCACCTAGAGGAATTTTCTCCAATATTAACAATCTCAAAAATGTTATCTCTGGGTAATCCAGATTTAGCAATGTATGGGATTCATTTATCCATTATTCGAAGTAATGAGAATTGGATGTGCATTTCTGAAAGATGTGCAATTATTGAAAATACTTTAGACTCAGATTATCTATTTACTTATGTACCTGTTTCTCCAAAAACTGCATTGTTATTAGTTAAAACAAAATATTATAGAGATTTAAAAACATATAACGATTCACGAGCACGATTATCTTATAAAAATGGAGGTAGTAGACCTGATCCATATCTCTCAGTTATTTTCGGGTCTTGTGCGAGAGAAAACTATGATAGTTCTCTTTTTTGTAGTTACTATAAACCATTTGTGAGATCAAATGTACATGCTGAAGAGAACTATTTACCAAATGTGGATTACTCAAAAGTAGTAATAAAGATCAATATTATTCCTCGATCAATAATAGATAATTTTAATGCTATATTTTATCAGGATGGTTCGAAATTTCTCTATCTTCATGATTTACAGTTAAAAATAGCGTCATGTATTGACACGGATTATAGGCACATAAAGTTAAACTTCTGA
- a CDS encoding AAA family ATPase, producing MAERKIRIQNYRNVGVNTPQELILNTSFSKGEMGNLVIVVGPNNSGKSNCLDALFALGTKNGISASDIPDFNNDNPKPELSLVYATDEVTLGVNKNLVDNNNAIDSYFYSSKDKKINNHKNELTASPSPEARKLALWIITFNNHNGLLNRIPQNYHDMARKIVNEQKFNDNYELLDKVHKANTANWGPDYVRTYYDQMMKPDRANSLVEEFKPSIPSIPTEIIEWQEKNKLDVMPNIIRFKEEVTSHSQLTITPDQVKTSNFYLTLFAAIDYNVEELVNCYSKAKQQSLFGLLKKTQKDINTKLDEVTKQFNKLFYSKEKKYSFEISLEKESIYLSIYMDEIALHLDKQSAGFRWFFNFYFTVIAQTKLKRGDIIIMDEPATNLHMQGVQELRKFMKEYAKKTELTFVVSTHIPFFIDIDYLEEIRVVSRQGDGAVIDNKFHAIGGQETDALKPIKDALTVGRHVLYDQGSTHTIFVEGITDYCYLSAFKLLNKIENIVFLPIQGVKKSGIIETLLKIEKLPTILVDGDAAGLDFQKKHKDRKNVEIISLADVNPNWKTIEDLFSLEDKQKTKYFNDCVAFKNRLSLAKLSKETKDNFKSLLDHISL from the coding sequence ATGGCTGAAAGAAAAATTAGAATTCAAAACTATCGTAATGTGGGTGTAAACACACCACAAGAATTGATCCTTAACACAAGTTTCTCCAAAGGTGAAATGGGTAATTTAGTTATTGTTGTTGGCCCAAATAATAGCGGAAAAAGCAACTGCCTAGATGCATTGTTTGCTTTAGGGACAAAAAACGGTATTTCTGCATCTGATATTCCAGACTTCAATAATGATAACCCCAAACCAGAATTATCTCTTGTTTATGCAACCGATGAAGTAACTCTTGGTGTAAATAAAAACTTAGTAGACAACAATAACGCTATTGATAGTTATTTTTATTCAAGTAAAGATAAGAAAATCAATAATCACAAAAATGAATTAACCGCAAGTCCAAGTCCCGAAGCTAGAAAACTAGCACTTTGGATTATTACTTTTAATAATCATAATGGGCTTTTAAACCGAATCCCACAAAATTATCATGATATGGCTAGAAAAATAGTTAATGAGCAAAAATTCAACGATAATTATGAACTATTAGATAAAGTTCATAAAGCAAATACTGCAAACTGGGGACCTGACTATGTCAGAACCTATTATGACCAGATGATGAAGCCTGATCGAGCAAATAGCCTAGTGGAAGAATTTAAACCTTCAATCCCGTCTATACCAACAGAAATTATTGAATGGCAAGAAAAAAACAAACTCGATGTAATGCCAAATATCATTCGATTCAAAGAAGAGGTTACATCACACAGTCAACTTACGATTACTCCTGATCAAGTTAAGACATCGAATTTCTATTTAACTCTTTTTGCAGCAATCGATTATAACGTTGAAGAATTAGTTAACTGCTATTCTAAGGCGAAACAACAAAGTTTATTTGGACTACTTAAGAAGACTCAAAAAGACATCAACACTAAACTTGATGAAGTAACCAAACAATTCAATAAGCTATTCTATTCTAAAGAAAAGAAATATTCATTTGAAATTTCTCTAGAGAAAGAATCCATTTATCTATCCATATACATGGATGAAATTGCACTTCATTTAGATAAGCAATCGGCAGGTTTTAGATGGTTCTTTAACTTCTATTTTACTGTAATTGCTCAAACTAAGCTAAAACGTGGGGATATTATCATCATGGATGAACCCGCGACCAATCTACACATGCAAGGTGTTCAGGAACTTCGAAAATTCATGAAAGAATATGCAAAGAAGACAGAATTGACATTCGTAGTTAGTACACATATCCCATTCTTTATCGATATAGATTATCTTGAAGAAATAAGAGTGGTTAGTCGACAAGGTGATGGTGCTGTCATTGATAATAAGTTCCATGCGATAGGGGGACAAGAAACCGATGCACTTAAGCCTATTAAAGATGCACTTACTGTAGGTAGACATGTGTTATATGACCAAGGCAGTACACATACCATCTTTGTTGAAGGTATCACAGATTATTGTTATCTAAGCGCATTTAAGCTTCTAAACAAAATAGAAAATATAGTGTTCTTGCCTATACAAGGTGTCAAAAAATCTGGAATCATAGAAACATTATTGAAGATTGAAAAATTACCAACAATTTTAGTTGATGGTGATGCTGCTGGATTAGATTTCCAAAAAAAACATAAAGACCGCAAGAATGTTGAAATTATATCACTTGCTGATGTTAATCCAAATTGGAAAACGATTGAAGATTTATTCTCTTTAGAAGATAAGCAGAAGACTAAGTATTTTAACGATTGTGTTGCATTTAAAAACAGACTTTCACTAGCAAAGTTATCTAAAGAAACGAAAGACAATTTTAAATCATTATTAGATCATATCTCACTATAA
- a CDS encoding DUF262 domain-containing protein gives MKVESVKLLSFISRMDYQFEIPLFQRNYCWKMQQIEQLNEDLIDISDKPYDHFFGSFLLYLKNDNLFEIIDGQQRFMSLSLLIKALSTYKTINQTINNLQAKLKNMIISLDGKVKLKPQSVDEEEFNNIILNSDPKGNTSYLATAYFGFKERIINDEMFNKILSGLEKLMVSIIIVDDGDQNKQTIFEKMNSLGIDLSLFDMCRNQIFFKVPTSDDLEKLYSDYWIFVEKNLTNIPKDEFISIYIDSLSQLELGDDKRKYSSFKKVVDDELIKRGTLRHLFIDLKRCSRIYANIKGTSSDYQHQIETYLKQFRILNYTSVYPFLLRVIRTYENLQTKSTSIETVLFTILTYLVRMLSIDNKTFNFNKSNYMIFQLLNNQQLLEFDPKAQNETRNRNEELVGFGGQVVRYIYRYLGIPSDTTVQENINKGIFKTGSKGRFYLSIGSFDLDKINFENLKKVKFVDDNKNYEDRIGNLMFSDLSEVDQYIQNYQDRVIALSTMVSGRESYLVGNILDNYPIKYNLPKKPQRITVNINSSMDFSRVKLDYYKIQRMNPSGTKYADLYRDIIIYCFKRNPMQFVEWADIDKNFTESGKTPHISYSDENMKGSMVLTYKNKTIYCNTNLSTNQIIYNAREMLDQNIKYVSLTITL, from the coding sequence GTGAAAGTTGAATCAGTTAAATTATTAAGCTTTATATCAAGAATGGATTATCAATTCGAAATACCACTATTTCAGAGAAATTACTGTTGGAAAATGCAGCAAATTGAGCAACTAAATGAAGATTTAATCGACATTTCAGATAAACCATATGACCATTTCTTTGGAAGTTTTTTACTATACTTAAAAAATGACAATTTGTTTGAAATTATTGACGGACAACAAAGATTTATGAGTTTGTCATTACTTATAAAGGCACTTTCTACATACAAGACAATTAACCAAACAATTAATAATTTGCAAGCCAAATTAAAAAACATGATTATTTCACTAGATGGTAAAGTAAAACTCAAACCCCAAAGTGTTGATGAAGAAGAATTCAATAACATCATTTTGAATTCCGATCCTAAAGGAAATACCTCCTATCTTGCGACTGCATATTTTGGATTTAAAGAAAGAATAATAAACGATGAGATGTTCAATAAAATTTTAAGTGGACTCGAAAAATTGATGGTTTCTATCATTATCGTAGATGATGGCGACCAGAACAAACAGACTATATTTGAGAAAATGAACTCACTAGGGATTGACTTATCATTATTTGATATGTGTCGAAATCAGATTTTTTTCAAAGTACCTACAAGTGACGACCTAGAAAAATTATATTCAGATTATTGGATATTTGTAGAAAAAAACTTGACAAATATCCCCAAAGACGAGTTTATAAGTATTTACATTGATTCATTAAGTCAATTAGAGCTAGGTGATGATAAACGTAAATATTCATCATTTAAAAAAGTTGTAGACGATGAACTCATTAAAAGAGGAACATTAAGACACTTATTTATCGATTTAAAACGCTGTTCAAGAATTTACGCTAACATCAAAGGGACATCCTCGGATTATCAACATCAAATTGAAACTTATCTTAAGCAATTTAGGATATTGAATTATACCTCAGTATATCCTTTCTTATTAAGAGTGATTCGAACTTACGAAAATCTACAAACAAAATCAACGTCCATTGAAACAGTATTATTTACCATTTTAACCTATTTAGTAAGAATGCTCTCGATAGATAACAAGACCTTTAATTTTAATAAGTCTAACTATATGATTTTCCAATTACTGAATAACCAGCAACTATTGGAATTTGATCCTAAAGCTCAAAATGAAACAAGAAACAGGAACGAAGAATTGGTTGGTTTTGGTGGACAAGTGGTTAGATACATATATAGATATTTAGGGATACCATCCGATACAACTGTCCAAGAAAACATAAATAAAGGAATATTTAAAACGGGTTCTAAGGGACGTTTCTATTTATCGATAGGTTCGTTTGATTTGGACAAAATTAATTTCGAAAACCTGAAGAAAGTCAAATTTGTTGATGATAATAAAAATTATGAAGACAGAATAGGAAATTTAATGTTTAGCGATCTATCAGAGGTAGACCAATATATACAAAACTATCAGGATCGAGTCATAGCTCTTTCAACAATGGTTTCCGGGAGAGAGTCATATCTTGTAGGCAATATCTTAGATAATTATCCAATAAAGTACAATTTACCTAAAAAACCTCAAAGAATTACAGTTAATATTAACTCATCCATGGATTTCAGTAGAGTTAAGCTCGATTATTACAAAATTCAAAGAATGAATCCTAGTGGTACGAAATATGCCGATCTTTATAGAGATATAATTATTTATTGTTTTAAAAGAAATCCTATGCAATTTGTTGAGTGGGCTGATATAGATAAAAACTTCACAGAAAGTGGAAAGACACCACATATCTCCTATTCAGATGAAAATATGAAAGGTAGTATGGTTTTGACGTATAAAAATAAAACAATATATTGCAACACAAATCTATCTACCAATCAAATAATCTATAATGCCAGGGAAATGTTGGATCAAAACATAAAGTATGTTAGTTTGACTATAACTTTGTAA
- a CDS encoding type I restriction endonuclease subunit R, with amino-acid sequence MQDNEKRFEEDIESHLINHDYRKLSMQGYDVSKGIYLDILVEFIKKTQTKSWERYEKYYGDDAPNKLYRRLEDSISHHGLLHVLRNGIKDMGIDLFVCFFKPESELNPTLVERYEGNILGVTRQFAYSPVNNNTIDMVLSINGIPFIAIELKNQLKGQDYRNAMHQWRYDRDPKELIFRFNHRILVYFAVDLYETWMTTELKGADTYFLPFNQGSNGSGVSGGAGNPQNYDGYTTSYLWEDVLSKTSIIDILHRFISNPKDSKKIIFPRYHQYDVVKKVLSDVKTNGVGQKYLIEHSAGSGKSNSIAWIAYRLASVHDLNDKPIFDSVIIVTDRVVLDSQLQDTINGFEHKVGLVEAIDDKKRSIGLTEAINDKKRIIICTIQKFLFAYKDFDEMAGRKFAIIVDEAHQGQTGASAKTLRRALIDKKIAIKEYAEMEGIEEDDVDDTDELVAEVLAQGQHSNQSFFAFTATPKNKTIELFGRKNPTTGKHEPFHIYSMRQAIEEGFILDVLKYYTTLQDQFRIVRTTQDNPEVIEGQAKRVLVRYYKEHGFTIHKKTELIMDNFLNNGQFRIDGKAKAMVIADSRPNAVRYYLAIQEYIKNNPNITSSIGVLVAFSGEVQLDGKSFREAEMNIDKDGHYINSDKKLRKAFRSDEFNILVVANKYQTGFDEPLLHSMYVDKKLHGVNAVQTLSRLNRVNPGKVDTFVMDFVNTHEEMKKSFQPFFETTYLDGQTDYNRVYDLRTKIHSYMLYNDQDVDVFAKIKIEAAKKQDDKALGRVTSILKPVIDQYLELSEKQKYEYRDLLRKFNHAYSYITQIVRINDKELFKEFMFISYLINLLPKDTAEKISIDDKITLEFAKLKETYKGSIELEKTSADLKPEQTLDAKRKPKSKDTLQSIIDKVNELYMGQFTDSDKVIISGIFEMFMNDPEVKKYAQYAKDNNPEMFIKSLFPDKFKDIALKLFSENNDSFEKLFTDTSFYERVMDAMAKELYKKLRK; translated from the coding sequence ATGCAAGATAATGAAAAAAGGTTTGAAGAGGATATCGAGTCTCATTTAATCAATCATGACTATAGAAAACTTTCGATGCAGGGTTATGATGTATCAAAAGGCATTTATCTGGATATCCTTGTAGAGTTTATCAAAAAAACTCAAACTAAATCATGGGAACGATATGAAAAATATTATGGTGATGATGCACCAAATAAACTATATCGTAGACTAGAAGATTCTATAAGCCATCATGGACTCCTTCATGTCTTGAGAAACGGTATTAAAGATATGGGCATAGATCTTTTTGTCTGTTTTTTTAAGCCCGAATCTGAGTTGAACCCAACATTAGTAGAACGTTATGAAGGTAACATATTGGGTGTTACAAGACAATTTGCATATTCACCAGTTAATAACAATACGATTGATATGGTGCTATCTATCAATGGTATTCCTTTTATTGCAATTGAACTTAAAAACCAATTAAAAGGTCAAGATTATAGAAATGCCATGCATCAATGGCGTTATGATCGTGATCCTAAAGAACTAATATTCAGATTCAATCATAGAATATTGGTTTATTTTGCTGTCGACTTGTATGAAACATGGATGACTACAGAGTTAAAAGGTGCGGATACATATTTCTTACCGTTCAATCAAGGATCTAATGGATCTGGTGTAAGTGGTGGCGCAGGTAATCCACAAAACTATGATGGTTATACCACATCGTATCTATGGGAAGATGTATTATCAAAAACATCCATCATAGATATACTCCATCGTTTTATATCAAATCCAAAAGATTCTAAGAAAATAATATTCCCTAGATATCATCAGTATGATGTCGTTAAAAAAGTACTATCCGATGTTAAAACAAATGGTGTAGGTCAAAAGTATTTAATTGAACATAGTGCTGGTTCTGGTAAATCCAATTCAATCGCTTGGATTGCATACCGATTAGCATCTGTTCATGATTTGAATGATAAACCAATATTTGATTCAGTCATTATTGTTACTGACCGTGTAGTATTGGATTCTCAACTACAAGACACGATTAACGGATTTGAACATAAAGTGGGATTAGTTGAAGCAATCGATGATAAGAAACGTTCCATAGGTCTTACTGAAGCAATCAATGATAAGAAACGTATCATTATCTGTACGATTCAAAAATTCTTATTTGCCTATAAAGATTTCGATGAAATGGCAGGGAGAAAATTTGCAATTATTGTGGATGAAGCCCATCAAGGTCAGACAGGTGCGAGTGCTAAAACTTTAAGAAGAGCACTGATTGATAAGAAAATTGCTATTAAAGAGTATGCAGAGATGGAAGGCATTGAAGAAGACGATGTTGATGATACTGATGAACTTGTTGCCGAAGTATTAGCACAAGGACAACACAGTAATCAATCCTTTTTCGCTTTCACTGCAACACCTAAAAACAAAACAATTGAACTCTTTGGTAGAAAAAATCCAACTACTGGAAAGCATGAACCATTTCATATTTATTCGATGAGACAAGCCATAGAAGAAGGGTTTATTTTAGATGTACTCAAATACTATACAACGCTTCAAGACCAATTTAGAATTGTAAGAACAACACAAGATAATCCAGAAGTTATCGAAGGACAAGCAAAAAGAGTCCTTGTAAGGTATTACAAAGAACATGGATTTACCATTCACAAGAAAACAGAACTTATTATGGACAATTTCTTAAACAATGGTCAATTCAGAATTGATGGTAAAGCTAAAGCGATGGTAATCGCTGATTCTAGACCAAACGCAGTAAGGTATTATCTAGCAATCCAGGAATACATAAAGAATAATCCCAATATAACTTCTAGTATTGGTGTGCTGGTTGCGTTTTCTGGTGAAGTCCAACTTGATGGTAAGTCTTTTAGAGAAGCAGAAATGAATATCGATAAAGATGGGCATTACATTAACTCTGATAAAAAACTAAGAAAAGCATTTCGTAGTGATGAATTCAATATCTTAGTTGTTGCTAATAAATACCAAACTGGATTTGATGAACCTCTACTACATTCGATGTATGTAGACAAAAAGCTTCATGGTGTGAATGCTGTTCAAACACTGTCCCGATTAAACCGCGTTAATCCAGGTAAAGTGGATACATTTGTAATGGATTTTGTTAATACACATGAAGAAATGAAAAAATCTTTCCAACCATTTTTTGAAACAACCTATTTAGATGGACAAACAGACTATAATCGTGTATATGACTTAAGAACAAAGATACATAGTTATATGTTATATAACGATCAAGATGTCGATGTTTTTGCGAAAATCAAAATAGAAGCAGCAAAGAAACAAGATGATAAAGCGCTTGGACGTGTTACTAGCATCCTGAAACCTGTGATTGATCAGTATCTAGAATTATCTGAAAAACAAAAATATGAATATAGAGATTTGTTAAGGAAATTTAATCACGCTTACTCATATATCACTCAAATAGTAAGAATAAATGACAAAGAATTGTTCAAGGAATTCATGTTCATTTCATATCTCATCAATTTATTACCAAAAGATACTGCAGAAAAAATCAGTATTGACGACAAGATTACGCTAGAGTTTGCTAAACTTAAAGAAACATATAAGGGTAGTATAGAATTAGAGAAGACGTCAGCTGACTTGAAACCTGAACAAACACTTGATGCGAAAAGAAAACCTAAATCTAAGGATACGCTACAAAGTATCATTGATAAAGTGAATGAACTATACATGGGTCAATTTACTGACAGCGATAAAGTGATTATTTCTGGTATCTTTGAGATGTTCATGAATGATCCAGAAGTTAAAAAATATGCTCAATACGCAAAAGATAATAACCCTGAAATGTTTATCAAGAGCTTATTCCCTGATAAGTTCAAAGATATAGCCCTTAAATTATTCAGTGAAAATAATGACTCATTTGAAAAGTTATTCACAGATACCTCATTTTATGAGAGAGTCATGGATGCAATGGCAAAAGAACTATATAAAAAACTACGAAAATAG
- a CDS encoding restriction endonuclease subunit S, which translates to MSNTDWYGVVPSSWSISRIKNILIERNESNNPIKTDFILSLTNDRGVIPYSEKGAVGNNSKEDIKGYKLAYPGDLVLNSMNVVIGSVGISNYFGCVSPVYYMLRPRNQNDSIEFYNYLFQTTELQNALKGYGNGILEIRMRIAMSKLNTFLLPKPDCSVQNKIVRKIKESEVKIDQLINNQQQQIEKLKEYKQSLISEVVTKGLDPNVEFKDSGIKWIGRIPTKWRIVPLKHSHLITMGQSPKSESYNTDQMGKPFLGGNSDISEGFSNPKYYTTEITKTCDKYDILMSVRAPVGTVAVSLHDAVLGRGLCSVKSNISNEYSFFYMTFLENKWDEFISGTTFESVNADDIKNISFVLPSLKEIQEMVVFLRDKTMKIEKLIKLKNDKISLLNEYKKSLIYEYVTGKKEVS; encoded by the coding sequence ATGAGTAATACTGATTGGTATGGGGTAGTTCCTTCGTCTTGGAGTATTAGTCGAATAAAAAATATTCTTATTGAAAGAAATGAAAGTAACAATCCTATTAAGACAGATTTTATCTTATCATTAACCAACGATAGAGGTGTTATTCCATATTCAGAAAAAGGTGCAGTAGGTAATAATTCAAAAGAGGATATTAAAGGCTATAAGTTAGCATATCCAGGAGATTTAGTACTAAATAGTATGAATGTTGTTATAGGATCTGTTGGTATCTCTAATTACTTTGGATGTGTAAGTCCTGTTTACTACATGTTAAGACCCAGAAATCAAAATGACTCAATAGAGTTTTATAACTATTTATTCCAAACGACTGAACTTCAAAATGCTCTAAAAGGTTATGGTAATGGGATTTTAGAAATTAGAATGAGAATCGCTATGTCTAAACTAAATACTTTTTTGCTACCCAAACCTGATTGCAGCGTACAAAACAAAATCGTCCGAAAAATAAAGGAATCAGAAGTTAAAATAGATCAACTTATCAATAATCAACAGCAACAAATCGAAAAACTTAAAGAATATAAGCAATCACTGATTAGTGAGGTTGTTACTAAAGGATTGGATCCTAATGTTGAGTTTAAAGATAGTGGTATAAAGTGGATTGGTAGAATACCCACTAAGTGGCGTATAGTTCCATTAAAACACTCACATTTAATAACGATGGGTCAGTCACCAAAATCTGAATCATACAATACCGATCAAATGGGTAAACCGTTTTTAGGAGGCAACTCAGATATTAGTGAGGGTTTTAGTAATCCAAAGTATTATACTACTGAGATTACAAAAACATGCGATAAATACGATATATTAATGTCTGTAAGAGCACCAGTTGGGACAGTTGCTGTATCTTTGCATGATGCTGTACTTGGTCGAGGATTATGCAGTGTTAAATCCAATATATCAAATGAATATTCTTTTTTTTACATGACTTTCCTTGAAAATAAATGGGATGAATTTATTTCTGGAACAACTTTTGAGTCTGTAAATGCTGATGATATAAAAAATATATCATTTGTTCTACCAAGCTTGAAGGAAATACAAGAAATGGTTGTGTTTTTAAGAGATAAAACAATGAAAATTGAAAAACTTATCAAGTTGAAGAATGATAAAATAAGCTTACTAAACGAATATAAAAAATCCCTTATCTATGAATATGTAACAGGTAAGAAAGAAGTATCATAA